From the genome of Bradyrhizobium elkanii USDA 76, one region includes:
- the tnpA gene encoding IS66-like element accessory protein TnpA — protein MVKGRIVAESYAPGTVVSEVARRHDLSPQHLFAWRKAARAGLLSLPAEDAPLFVPVVSELRPAGMCVEAATRNGITISIEIGDAVVRAAAGVDPTWLRDVLRAVRATT, from the coding sequence GTGGTCAAGGGGCGGATCGTGGCGGAGTCATATGCGCCGGGCACAGTTGTGTCCGAGGTGGCGCGCCGGCACGACCTCTCACCGCAACACCTGTTTGCTTGGCGCAAGGCCGCGCGTGCCGGTCTGCTGAGCTTGCCGGCGGAGGATGCACCGCTCTTCGTTCCGGTGGTGTCGGAGCTTCGCCCCGCTGGGATGTGCGTGGAAGCGGCAACGCGGAACGGGATAACGATCAGCATCGAGATTGGCGATGCGGTAGTTCGCGCAGCGGCGGGGGTCGATCCGACCTGGCTGCGCGATGTGCTGCGGGCCGTGAGGGCGACGACATGA